The following nucleotide sequence is from Streptomyces bathyalis.
GTGATCTCCGTGCCGAAGGGCGAGTTCCCCAAGCAGCAGCAGAAGCAGTTCTCCTCGGGCGTGGTCTTCTCGGTGGACGTGCTCGACGTCAACTGAGTCCGTGTGCCGTGAAAGACTGGCGCGGTTGTCCGAATGATTCGTTGCTAGGAGCCATTTCGTGAGCATCGACAAGCCCGAGGTCGACTTCCCCGAGGGCGCGCCGCCTGCCGATCTGGAGATCGTGGATCTCTGGGAGGGCGACGGGCCCGAGGCCAAGGCCGGCGACAACGTCTCCGTCCACTACGTGGGCGTCTCCTTCTCCAGCGGCGAGGAGTTCGACGCCAGCTGGAACCGCGGCAAGCCGCTGCAGTTCCAGCTCGGCGCCGGCCAGGTCATCCCCGGCTGGGACCGCGGTGTGCAGGGCATGAAGGTCGGCGGGCGCCGCCGGCTGACCATCCCCGCGCACCTCGCCTACGGGGAGCAGGGCGCGGGCGGCGGCCGTATCAAGCCGAACGAGACCCTGATCTTCGTCTGCGACCTCGTCTCCGTCTGAGCCGGGCCGCGACGCGGCTTCTTCCGGGGGTCCCGCCTGCGGGCGGGGCCCTCGGTCTTTGCTTTTGCGGGGAACCCCGCTAGCGGTACGGTCAATTGCCGAGAAGAGCACAGAGCAGTACGAGAAGTACGGGAGCACGAGGGAGCCCATGGCGATTGCCAAGGCCGAGCGGCTGATGAATCTGGCGCTGTGCCTGCTCGGGACCCGGCGCCCGCTGACGAAACGCGAGCTGCGTACCTCGATCGAGGCATACATGGAGGCCGGCAGCGACGAGGCCTTCAACAGGATGTTCGAGCGCGACAAGGACGACCTGCGCGAGCTCGGCCTGGTCATCGACACCGTGGAGAGCCTGGACGGTGACATCGGCTACCGCGCACAGCGCGACAGCAACCGGCTCCCGCCCGTCGCCCTCGACGCCGAGGAGGCCACCGCCCTCGGCCTGGCCGCCCGCGTCTGGCAGCAGGCGCGCCTCGCGGGAGCAGCGAGCGGCGCCCTCCAGAAGCTGCGAGCGGCCGGCGGCATGCCGCAGCACGAGGACGGGGGCGAGGCCGAACCGGCCGTCGCGCACAGCACGCTGGAGCCCTACATCCCCGTCCGCGAGGCCGCCTTCGAGCCGCTGATGCTCGCCTGCCGGGACCGCCGTCCCGTCGTCTTCGACTACCGCAAGTCCAATGCGGCCCGCCCCGAGCGCCGTCAGGTCGAGCCCTGGACGCTGGAGTGCTGGCGCGGCCACTGGTATCTCGCCGGCTTCGACCGCGAGCGGCAGGCCGAGCGCGTCTTCCGCCTCTCCCGGATCACCGGGCCCGTACGGTCGCGGGCCACCGCGTTCACCGCCGTCGTGCCCGATCAGGTGACCGTACGGGAGACGGTCGAGCGCTGGGCCGGGGAGAGCGCGTCGCGCACGGCGCGCATCCGGCTGCGCGCGGGGGCCGGGTACCCGCTGCGGGCCCGCGCCACGGAGGTGCGGGAACTGCCCGGCGGCTGGGAGGAGTTGGAGATCCCGTACGGACACGGGCTGGACGCCTGGCTGGTGGAGTTCGGGCCCGACGTGATCGTGCTGGAGCCGGCCGAACTGCGGGCCGAAGTGGTCGACCGGCTGCGCGCCGTCGCCAAGGGCTGAGGGGGAGCACAGACCGTGGCACCGAACGCCATCGACCAGACCCGCCGGATGCTGTCCCTGGTCACCTATCTCAGGGACCGGCCGGGCGCGCGCATCGACGACGTCGCCCGCGCCTTCGGCATCACCGCCGACGAGTTGATCTCCGATCTCGACGTCCTGCCGATGTGCGGCACCAGCTTCCGCGGCGGCGACCTTCTGGAGATCGACACCGACGGCGAGCGCATCTGGTGGCGCAACGCGGACGCTCTCGGCAGCGACACCGCGCAGCCGCTGCGCCTGGCTTCCGACGAGGCGACGGCGCTGCTCGTCGCGGCCCGCGCCGTGGCCACCTTGCCGGGGCTGCGCGAGAGCGACCGGGACGCGCTGCGGCGTGCCACCGCCAAGCTGGAGGAGGCGGCGGGGGAGAACGCGGGCGCCAGCTCGCGGCTGTCGGTCACCTTCGAGTCGGAGGGCGGGGTCTTCGCGGATGTGGACCGCGCCATCGCCGAGCGGCGCAGGCTGTGGCTGCGCTACTACTCGCCGGCGCGCGACGAACTCACCGAGCGCGAGGTCGACCCCATCCGGCTCTTCGCCGTCGGGCACACCTACCTCGAGGCCTGGTGCCGCCTCTCGGAGGCCCGGCGTACGTTCCGGCTGGACAGGGTCGCCGAGATCCGCTTGCTGGATGAGCCGGCGGACCCGCCGCCGGTCGAGCTGCGGGACCTGAGCGAAGGACTCGTCCAGCCCTCCGCGGAGGACCCCGAGGTCGTCGTCGAGGTCGGCCCCGGCGGCCGCTGGGTCGCCGAGTACTACCCGTACGACAGCGCCGAGGAACTGCCCGACGGCGGGCTGCGGGTCACCCTGCGCACGCCCGACCCGGCCTCGCTGAAGCGGCTGGCGCTGCGGCTCGGACGCGACGGCAGGATCGTGGCACCGCGCGAACTCGCCGACAGCGCACGAGAGGCGGCGCGCACGGCGCTCGCGGCCTACGGCGAGTGAGAGTGCGTGCGGAGCCTCCCCGCTGTTCCCACTAGGCTCGCCCCATGCTCTGGCCCATGTTCTTTCTCGCGCTCGCTTTCTGCGGAATCGCCGTGCTCGGTGTGCTGACCGTCCGGGTCGGGCTGGAGGTCCGCCGGTTCTCCCGTGCCGTGGGCGACAGCTCGGAACGCATCACCCGGGCCGCCGAGGACCTGGAGCGTGCCGCTGTACCGCTGGCCGGCCATGCGGGTTCCGCGCGTGACGCACACGCAGACCTGCGAGGCGAAGCCCGGGGCGACGGCAGCGGTGACGCACGGGGCGACGGGCAGGCGGACGCGGCGCAGCCGGGCCGTGGGCGGCCGTGATGTGCGCCGGGGCCAGACGCGCCCTGCCTGGCCCGTACCTTTGAGCGGTAGGCTGCACAGAGCCGCGTCATGACGGTCGAAGAGCGCAACCTCGTGTAAGTACGGGCATTGCCCGTCGTTCACGGCTCAGGGTTACGATCGCTGAGAGCACTCGCTTGACGCAGCCCGTCCGATTCATACGGCAGGCAAGGACACACGCCGGCCCCGGCGAGAAGGTAGTGGCACATGATCGGCAACCTTAGGCCCATGGAGATCGTTCTGATCGTCCTGGTCATCCTGCTGCTGTTCGGCGCCAAGAAGCTTCCGGACATGGCCCGTTCGCTCGGCAAATCTGCCCGCATCCTCAAGAGCGAGGCGAAGCAGATGAAGAAGGACGGCGGCGACGACAGCGACGCCGGCACCCCCGACACCCAGCAGGCGCCGAAGACCATCCAGGCCGCTCCCGGGGATGTCGCCAGCTCCCGGCCCGTCACCGAGCCGGCCAAGAACCAGCAGCAGAGCCAGTCCTGACCGCTGAGTGACTCCGCCGTGCGCCGGCAGCACGGCAATCCCGGCATTTCCGACACTTCAGACAACGAGGACCTGGGTTGCTCAAGTCAGCCCGTAGACAGGGCAAAAGCGAGAAGGACCCCGAGGGGCGGATGCCCCTCGCGGAGCACTTGCGGGAGCTGCGCAACCGGCTGATGAAGTCGGTGCTGGCGATCCTCGTCGTCACCGTCGTGGCGATGATCTACTACAAGCCGGTCGCCGACTTCCTCACCGACCCGGTGCGCGACTCCGTCGGCTGCACGCAGGGCTTCGGGCGCGCCGCCGAGGACGGCGAGACATGTGCCGAGATCACCATCAACGGCCTGATCGCACCCTTCACGATCATGCTCAAGGTCGCGCTGATGGTCGGCGTGGTCGCCGCCTCCCCGATCTGGCTCCACCAGCTGTGGGCCTTCCTCGCCCCCGGTCTGCACAAGCACGAGAAGAAGTACGCGCGCGCCTTCGTGGGCGCCGGCGTCCCGCTCTTCGTCGGCGGCGCCTACCTCGCGTACCTGATCCTGCCCCAGGCTGCCGCGGCGCTCCTCGACTTCACCCCGGAGGGCACCGGCAACCTGATCCCGCTGGACGACTTCATCGACATCGTCACGCGGCTGGTGATCGTCTTCGGTCTTGCCTTCGAACTTCCGCTGCTGCTGGTGATGCTCAATCTCACCGGCATCCTCAGCGGGCGCCAGCTGCTGGGCTGGTGGCGGGTCATGGTGCTCTGCATCACGATCTTCTCCGCCATCGCCACACCCACGGGCGACCCGCTGACGATGGGAGCCCTGGCGGCACCCATCGTGCTGCTCTACTTCGGGGCCGTGGGCATCTGCCTCCTGAACGACCGCCGCCGCAGGCGGAGCGATCCGTACGCGGAGCTGGACGACGACGAGGCCTCGCAGATCGACACCCCTGACGCCCTCGAGGAGGGTGAGAGCGTCCCCGCGCCGCGCGCGCTCCCGGAGGCGGAGTCCGGCGGCCCGGGCGCGAACGGAAGCGGTCCGCAGGGACGGGACGGTTACGGCGACGCGACCTGAGCGGGTAAGGTCCGCGCGTGACCAGCGAGATCACTCTTTTCGTCAATCCCACAGCGGGCCGTGGCCGTGGCGCCGGCGCCGCACAGCCCGCCGCTGACGCCCTGCGCCAGGCCGGATTCGCCGTACGCACCGTCGTCGGCAACGACGCCGACGACGCGCTGGTGAGAGCGCGCGAGGCGGTGCAGGCGGGCACCGGGGCGCTGGTGGCCGTGGGCGGTGACGGCATGTCCTCCCTGGGACTCCAGGCGGTCGCCGGTACGGACACCCCCCTCGGCGTCGTCGCCGTGGGCACCGGCAACGACTTCGCCCGCGCCACCGGCCTGCCCGTGAGGGAGCCCGCCGAGGCCGGGCGCCTCATCGCGGAGGCCCTCAAGGCCGGGCACGAGCGCCGCATCGACCTGGGCAGAGCGGGGGAGCGCTGGTTCGGGTCCGTGCTCGCCTCGGGCTTCGACTCCCGCGTGAACGACCGCGGCAACCGGATGCGCTGGCCCGCCGGCAAGATCAAGTACGACCTCGCGATCCTCGCCGAACTGGCGGCCTTCAAGACCATTCCGTACCGGATCACGCTCGACGACGGCGAGCCGATGGAGACCGAGGCCACGCTCGTGGCGGTCGGCAACGGACCCTCGTACGGGGGCGGCATGCGCATCTGCCACGGCGCCGAGATGGACGACGGGCTCTTCGACGTGACGGTCGTGGGCGAGTGCAGCCGTGCGACGCTGCTGCGCGTCTTTCCCCGTGTCTACAAGGGCACCCATCTGTCCCATCCCGTCGTCACGACGTACCGCGCGCGCAGCGTGCGCCTGGAGGCGCCGGACGTGACGGGATACGCGGACGGTGAGCCGCTCGGGCCGCTGCCGCTGACGGCGCGGGTGGTCCCGAGGGCCGTCCGGCTGCTCGTGGGGGAGTAATGATCG
It contains:
- a CDS encoding FKBP-type peptidyl-prolyl cis-trans isomerase, with product MSIDKPEVDFPEGAPPADLEIVDLWEGDGPEAKAGDNVSVHYVGVSFSSGEEFDASWNRGKPLQFQLGAGQVIPGWDRGVQGMKVGGRRRLTIPAHLAYGEQGAGGGRIKPNETLIFVCDLVSV
- a CDS encoding helix-turn-helix transcriptional regulator — translated: MAIAKAERLMNLALCLLGTRRPLTKRELRTSIEAYMEAGSDEAFNRMFERDKDDLRELGLVIDTVESLDGDIGYRAQRDSNRLPPVALDAEEATALGLAARVWQQARLAGAASGALQKLRAAGGMPQHEDGGEAEPAVAHSTLEPYIPVREAAFEPLMLACRDRRPVVFDYRKSNAARPERRQVEPWTLECWRGHWYLAGFDRERQAERVFRLSRITGPVRSRATAFTAVVPDQVTVRETVERWAGESASRTARIRLRAGAGYPLRARATEVRELPGGWEELEIPYGHGLDAWLVEFGPDVIVLEPAELRAEVVDRLRAVAKG
- a CDS encoding helix-turn-helix transcriptional regulator; amino-acid sequence: MAPNAIDQTRRMLSLVTYLRDRPGARIDDVARAFGITADELISDLDVLPMCGTSFRGGDLLEIDTDGERIWWRNADALGSDTAQPLRLASDEATALLVAARAVATLPGLRESDRDALRRATAKLEEAAGENAGASSRLSVTFESEGGVFADVDRAIAERRRLWLRYYSPARDELTEREVDPIRLFAVGHTYLEAWCRLSEARRTFRLDRVAEIRLLDEPADPPPVELRDLSEGLVQPSAEDPEVVVEVGPGGRWVAEYYPYDSAEELPDGGLRVTLRTPDPASLKRLALRLGRDGRIVAPRELADSAREAARTALAAYGE
- the tatA gene encoding Sec-independent protein translocase subunit TatA, with product MIGNLRPMEIVLIVLVILLLFGAKKLPDMARSLGKSARILKSEAKQMKKDGGDDSDAGTPDTQQAPKTIQAAPGDVASSRPVTEPAKNQQQSQS
- the tatC gene encoding twin-arginine translocase subunit TatC, which encodes MLKSARRQGKSEKDPEGRMPLAEHLRELRNRLMKSVLAILVVTVVAMIYYKPVADFLTDPVRDSVGCTQGFGRAAEDGETCAEITINGLIAPFTIMLKVALMVGVVAASPIWLHQLWAFLAPGLHKHEKKYARAFVGAGVPLFVGGAYLAYLILPQAAAALLDFTPEGTGNLIPLDDFIDIVTRLVIVFGLAFELPLLLVMLNLTGILSGRQLLGWWRVMVLCITIFSAIATPTGDPLTMGALAAPIVLLYFGAVGICLLNDRRRRRSDPYAELDDDEASQIDTPDALEEGESVPAPRALPEAESGGPGANGSGPQGRDGYGDAT
- a CDS encoding diacylglycerol kinase, producing the protein MTSEITLFVNPTAGRGRGAGAAQPAADALRQAGFAVRTVVGNDADDALVRAREAVQAGTGALVAVGGDGMSSLGLQAVAGTDTPLGVVAVGTGNDFARATGLPVREPAEAGRLIAEALKAGHERRIDLGRAGERWFGSVLASGFDSRVNDRGNRMRWPAGKIKYDLAILAELAAFKTIPYRITLDDGEPMETEATLVAVGNGPSYGGGMRICHGAEMDDGLFDVTVVGECSRATLLRVFPRVYKGTHLSHPVVTTYRARSVRLEAPDVTGYADGEPLGPLPLTARVVPRAVRLLVGE